The genomic DNA ATGATACTATTCAAATACGTTTTTTAGGAGAATCCTATATCTCTGAAAAGTGGATATGCAACGCTGTAGCTAACTATGTAACTGAATGGTTTGATTTAAATACTGATTTGGCTCCCTTCTATCAATTAGCTAAACTTGATCCACTCCTTCGAGGTCCTATTCAAAAGTTTTATGGACTTCGAACTTTAGGTATTCCTGATTTATTCGAGGCACTTTCCTGGGGAATTATTGGTCAGCAAATTAATCTTACATATGCTTATACGCTAAAAAGAAGATTAGTCGAGACATTTGGAAGTTATGTAGAATGGGACGATAGAAAACATTGGATATTCCCTTCTCCTGAAACGATTGGAAAGCTACATGTAGAAGATCTCAAAAAGTTAAAAATGACAACTAGAAAATGTGAATATTTAATCGGGGTTGCAAAGCTTATTACAGAAGGAAAACTATCAAAAGAATCTTTACTACAAATACAAAATATAAAAATCGCTGAAAAACAATTAACTGCTATACATGGTATAGGACCATGGACTGCCAACTATGTTTTAATGCGCTGTTTACGATTTCCTTCCGCTTTTCCAATTGACGATGTCGGCTTGCACAATGCAATTAAATGCATAACAGGTTCCGAAAGTAAACCGACTAAACATGAAATAAAAGATTTTGCGGCAAATTGGATCAACTGGGAGTCTTACGCAACTTTTTATTTGTGGCGAGTTTTATACTAAAGAACCAAGTAGCACATCTGTACTACTTGGTTCTTTTTTAAGCCTGTTCTTCGAATCGTCTTGCAATTTCTACAATAACTTGAACTGCTTTTTCCATCGTATCTACCGAAACATACTCAAATTTACCGTGATAGTTTTCACCACCAGTGAAAATATTCGGCGTTGGTAATCCCATATATGATAATTGTGATCCATCTGTTCCTCCACGAATTGGATGAATATTTGGTTCAATGTCTAAACTTTTCATTGCTTCATAAGCAATATCAACAATTTCTCTCACCGGTTCGATTTTTTCAAGCATGTTATAGTATTGATCATTCATTTCTAAAACGACTGCATCTTTCCCATACTTCTCTTGCATTTGTTTCACAATATTTTCAATGGTATTTTTACGTGTCTCAAAATTTTCACGATCAAAATCTCGAATAATATAATATGCTTTACTTTGCTCAACATCACCATTTAAAGAGAGTAAATGGTAGAATCCTTCGTATCCTTCAGTATACTCTGGTGCCTCTTCTACTGGTAAATGCCTATTAAACTCCATAGCAAGTTTAGTTGCATTACGCATTTTATTTTTCGCTGTCCCAGGATGTGTATTTGTTCCGTTAAACGTTAACTTAGCACCTGCAGCATTAAAGCTTTCATATTCTAAGCCACCTAATGGACCTCCATCCATCGTATAAGCAAATGATGCACCAAACGCTTCTACATCAAAATGAGCTGGTCCACGGCCGATTTCTTCATCTGGCGTAAATGCCACTCTAATTTTCCCATGCTTAATTTGCGGATTATGTATTAAATAATTCATTGCAACCATAATTTCTGTAAGACCAGCTTTATCATCTGCTCCTAGCAGTGTTGTACCATCAGTTGTAATAATCGTATGCCCTTTAT from Bacillus basilensis includes the following:
- a CDS encoding DNA-3-methyladenine glycosylase — its product is MTAKYNNALTLAVPTEFSFQENLRYLSRSNNECMFHIEDNKIYKVIPVHDVNPLVEISMNTDDTIQIRFLGESYISEKWICNAVANYVTEWFDLNTDLAPFYQLAKLDPLLRGPIQKFYGLRTLGIPDLFEALSWGIIGQQINLTYAYTLKRRLVETFGSYVEWDDRKHWIFPSPETIGKLHVEDLKKLKMTTRKCEYLIGVAKLITEGKLSKESLLQIQNIKIAEKQLTAIHGIGPWTANYVLMRCLRFPSAFPIDDVGLHNAIKCITGSESKPTKHEIKDFAANWINWESYATFYLWRVLY
- the pepT gene encoding peptidase T, producing the protein MKQELIERFTRYVKIDTQSNEESHTVPTTTGQIEFGKLLVEELQEIGLTEITMDDNGYVMATLPANTDKDVPVIGFLAHLDTATDFTGKNVKPQIHENFDGNAITLNEELNVVLTPEQFPELPSYKGHTIITTDGTTLLGADDKAGLTEIMVAMNYLIHNPQIKHGKIRVAFTPDEEIGRGPAHFDVEAFGASFAYTMDGGPLGGLEYESFNAAGAKLTFNGTNTHPGTAKNKMRNATKLAMEFNRHLPVEEAPEYTEGYEGFYHLLSLNGDVEQSKAYYIIRDFDRENFETRKNTIENIVKQMQEKYGKDAVVLEMNDQYYNMLEKIEPVREIVDIAYEAMKSLDIEPNIHPIRGGTDGSQLSYMGLPTPNIFTGGENYHGKFEYVSVDTMEKAVQVIVEIARRFEEQA